One window of the Zea mays cultivar B73 chromosome 3, Zm-B73-REFERENCE-NAM-5.0, whole genome shotgun sequence genome contains the following:
- the LOC100285421 gene encoding uncharacterized protein LOC100285421 codes for MSREQPSPAPAQRRFIAIPSFSSSGCRSHSSVDVVDTARHAGNGKKPHPQGAETGAVPGGASAGGKGESLVARLLRGFKNLSQIFAVYEDEEEEEEREMVIGLPTDVKHVAHIGWDGSTSTTSSLRSWNRAAPPPPASSSSSAPAAAAPKEQEQYPLPLPALSMQQFELAMAAQAGGGGGGAAHRRHS; via the exons ATGAGCAGGGAGCAGCCGTCGCCGGCGCCGGCGCAGCGGCGGTTCATCGCCATCCCCTCCTTCTCCTCCTCCGGCTGCCGCTCCCACTCCAGCGTCGACGTTGTCGACACcgcgcgccacgccggcaacggcAAGAAGCCCCACCCGCAAG GGGCTGAAACAGGGGCGGTGCCAGGCGGCGCGTCGGCGGGGGGCAAGGGGGAGTCGCTGGTGGCGCGGCTCCTGCGCGGTTTCAAGAACCTGTCCCAGATCTTCGCGGTGtacgaggacgaggaggaggaggaggagcgggAGATGGTGATCGGGCTCCCCACGGACGTGAAGCACGTGGCCCACATCGGATGGGACGGCAGCACCAGCACCACCAGCAGCCTCCGCTCCTGGAACCGCGCCGCGCCGCCTCCACCggcctcgtcgtcgtcgtccgcgCCCGCCGCCGCGGCGCCCAAGGAGCAGGAGCAGTACCCGCTGCCCCTGCCGGCGCTGTCCATGCAGCAGTTCGAGCTCGCCATGGCCGCCCAGgccggcggaggcggaggcggggcTGCCCACCGGCGTCACAGCTAG
- the LOC103650852 gene encoding leucine-rich repeat receptor protein kinase MSP1, with amino-acid sequence MGPHCSFILILLLCFTPSSALTGHNDINTLFKLRDMVTEGKGFLRDWFDSEKAPCSWSGITCVEHAVVDIDLSSVPIYAPFPLCVGSFQSLARLNFSGCGFSGELPDALGSLHNLEYLDLSHNQLTGALPVSLYGLKSLKEVVLDNNFFSGQLSPAIAQLEYLKKFSVSSNSISGAIPPELGSLQNLEFLDLHMNALNGSIPSALGNLSQLLHLDASQNNICGSIFPGITAMANLVTVDLSSNALVGPLPREIGQLRNAQLIILGHNGFNGSIPEEIGELKLLEELDVPGCKLTGIPWTVGDLRSLRKLDISGNDFNTELPASIGKLGNLTRLYARSAGLTGNIPRELGNCKKLVFVDLNGNSFSGPIPGELAGLEAIVTLDVQGNNLSGPIPEWIRNWTNLRSIYLAQNMFDGPLPVLPLQHLVIFSAETNMLSGSIPDEICQAKSLQSLLLHNNNLTGNIMEAFKGCKNLTELNLQGNHLHGEIPHYLSELPLVTVELAQNNFTGKLPEKLWESSTILEITLSYNQLTGPIPESIGRLSSLQRLQIDSNYLEGPIPRSIGSLRNLTNLSLWGNRLSGNIPLELFNCRNLVTLDLSSNNLSGHIPSAISHLTFLNSLNLSNNQLSSAIPAEICVGFGSAAHPDSEFIQHHGLLDLSYNRLTGHIPAAIKNCVMVTVLNLQGNMLSGAIPPELSELPNVTSIYLSHNTLVGPILPWSVPSVQLQGLFLSNNHLSGSIPAEIGQILPKIEKLDLSSNALTGTLPDSLLCINYLTYLDISNNSLSGQIPLSCPKEKEASSSLILFNGSSNHFSGNLDESISNFTQLSFLDIHNNSLTGSLPFSLSDLSYLNYLDLSSNDFNGPAPCGICNIVGLTFADFSGNHIGMSGLVDCAAEGFCTGKGFDRKALNSSDRVRRAAIICVSILTVVIVLVFLVVYLKRRLLRSRPLALVPVSKAKATIEPTSSDELLGKKFREPLSINLATFEHALLRVTADDIQKATENFSKVHIIGDGGFGTVYRAALPEGRRVAIKRLHGGHQFQGDREFLAEMETIGKVKHPNLVPLLGYCVCGDERFLIYEYMENGSLEMWLRNRADAIETLGWPDRLKICIGSARGLSFLHHGFVPHIIHRDMKSSNILLDENFEPRVSDFGLARIISACETHVSTDIAGTFGYIPPEYALTMKSSTKGDVYSFGVVMLELLTGRPPTGQEEGEGGGNLVGWVRWMMAHGKEGELFDPCLPVSSVWRVQMAHVLAIARDCTVDEPWKRPTMLEVVKGLKMAETIECGPLVVTVTKDM; translated from the coding sequence ATGGGGCCTCATTGTTCCTTCATCTTGATCCTACTGCTATGCTTCACCCCCAGCTCTGCTTTGACTGGACATAATGATATAAATACATTGTTCAAACTGAGGGACATGGTCACTGAAGGGAAGGGATTTCTCCGTGACTGGTTTGATTCAGAAAAAGCCCCTTGCAGTTGGTCAGGTATAACTTGTGTGGAACATGCTGTAGTGGATATAGACTTGTCATCTGTGCCAATTTATGCCCCGTTCCCGTTATGTGTCGGGTCATTCCAATCACTGGCTCGTCTCAACTTCAGTGGTTGTGGGTTTTCTGGCGAGCTTCCGGATGCCTTGGGGAGCTTGCACAATCTTGAGTACCTTGATTTGAGCCATAACCAGCTTACAGGGGCCCTTCCTGTTTCATTGTATGGACTGAAGTCATTGAAAGAAGTAGTGCTTGACAATAATTTCTTTTCTGGTCAATTGAGCCCTGCTATTGCACAGCTTGAGTACCTCAAGAAGTTTTCTGTATCCTCAAATTCTATCTCTGGTGCCATTCCTCCAGAGTTGGGCAGTTTGCAGAATCTGGAGTTCCTGGACCTTCACATGAACGCACTTAACGGGTCGATACCATCAGCTTTGGGTAATCTGTCTCAGCTCTTGCACCTTGATGCTAGCCAGAATAATATCTGCGGCTCGATATTTCCAGGAATAACTGCAATGGCAAACCTAGTTACAGTTGATCTCTCTTCAAATGCTTTGGTGGGGCCACTACCTAGGGAGATTGGTCAGCTACGGAATGCTCAACTGATAATATTGGGACATAATGGTTTCAATGGAAGCATTCCAGAAGAGATCGGTGAACTAAAGCTGCTGGAAGAGCTCGATGTCCCTGGATGCAAGCTCACAGGCATCCCTTGGACAGTTGGTGATCTTAGAAGTTTGAGAAAGCTTGATATTTCAGGGAATGATTTCAATACTGAACTTCCGGCATCTATTGGCAAGCTGGGAAATCTGACTCGTCTATATGCAAGGAGTGCTGGGCTTACTGGGAATATTCCGAGAGAACTTGGTAACTGCAAGAAGCTTGTCTTTGTTGATCTCAATGGCAACTCCTTTTCTGGCCCTATACCTGGAGAACTTGCAGGTTTAGAAGCCATTGTCACATTAGATGTGCAAGGGAACAATCTATCTGGTCCCATTCCAGAGTGGATCCGGAATTGGACGAACCTTCGTTCAATATATCTGGCGCAGAACATGTTCGATGGACCCCTGCCAGTACTGCCATTGCAGCATCTAGTTATTTTTTCTGCAGAAACCAACATGCTATCAGGTTCTATTCCTGATGAGATCTGTCAGGCCAAATCACTGCAGTCACTCTTGTTGCACAACAACAATCTGACTGGGAATATCATGGAGGCATTTAAAGGGTGCAAGAACCTTACGGAACTTAACCTGCAAGGAAACCATCTTCATGGTGAGATACCACATTACTTGTCTGAGCTACCACTAGTAACAGTGGAATTGGCCCAAAACAACTTCACAGGAAAGCTGCCAGAGAAATTGTGGGAATCATCAACTATTCTGGAGATCACACTCAGCTACAATCAGCTTACTGGCCCTATACCTGAAAGCATCGGTAGACTCTCCAGTTTGCAGAGGCTACAGATCGACAGTAACTACTTAGAAGGGCCTATTCCGCGGTCAATCGGCTCTCTAAGGAATCTGACAAATCTCTCTCTATGGGGCAATAGGCTGTCTGGGAACATTCCACTTGAGCTCTTCAACTGCAGAAACCTTGTCACCTTGGATCTAAGTTCTAACAATTTGTCTGGCCACATCCCGAGTGCCATATCACACTTGACATTTCTCAACAGCTTGAACTTGTCCAATAACCAGCTGTCCAGTGCTATACCTGCTGAGATCTGTGTTGGATTTGGGAGTGCAGCTCACCCTGACTCAGAGTTTATCCAGCATCATGGTTTGCTTGATCTTTCATACAACAGATTGACTGGTCATATACCAGCAGCGATCAAGAATTGTGTTATGGTTACAGTCCTCAACCTCCAAGGAAATATGCTAAGTGGTGCCATTCCACCAGAGCTTTCAGAACTGCCTAATGTTACATCCATCTATCTTTCTCATAACACATTAGTTGGCCCCATACTTCCTTGGTCTGTACCGTCGGTTCAACTGCAGGGCCTTTTTCTCTCTAATAACCACTTAAGTGGCTCCATTCCTGCTGAGATAGGTCAAATACTTCCCAAAATCGAAAAGCTAGACTTATCCAGTAATGcacttactggaacactacccgacTCTTTACTCTGCATCAATTACTTAACCTATCTGGATATCAGCAATAACAGCCTCTCTGGACAAATCCCATTGTCTTGTCCTAAAGAAAAAGAGGCATCGAGCTCCCTGATATTGTTCAATGGGAGCAGTAACCATTTCTCAGGGAACCTAGATGagtctatttcaaacttcacacAACTGTCTTTTCTTGATATCCACAACAACAGCCTCACTGGAAGTTTGCCCTTCTCACTTTCTGATCTCAGTTATTTAAACTATCTTGACCTCTCAAGCAATGACTTCAATGGCCCCGCCCCTTGTGGTATCTGCAATATAGTTGGCCTCACATTTGCCGACTTCTCTGGTAATCACATTGGCATGAGCGGCTTAGTGGATTGTGCTGCAGAAGGCTTTTGTACTGGAAAGGGTTTTGATCGGAAGGCACTTAATTCATCTGATAGAGTTCGAAGAGCAGCAATCATTTGTGTTAGTATACTCACTGTTGTCATTGTCTTAGTTTTTCTGGTGGTTTATCTGAAACGGAGGCTATTGAGAAGCAGACCCTTGGCTCTTGTACCTGTCAGCAAGGCCAAGGCTACCATTGAACCAACCTCAAGTGATGAGCTCCTAGGGAAGAAGTTTCGAGAACCCTTGAGTATCAATCTTGCAACATTTGAGCATGCACTTCTGAGGGTCACCGCAGATGATATCCAGAAAGCCACGGAGAATTTCAGTAAGGTGCACATTATTGGGGATGGTGGGTTTGGCACTGTCTACAGGGCAGCACTTCCTGAAGGTCGGAGAGTAGCGATCAAAAGGCTTCATGGTGGCCATCAGTTCCAAGGTGATCGTGAATTCCTGGCCGAAATGGAGACAATTGGAAAGGTGAAACATCCTAACCTTGTTCCTCTACTTGGCTACTGTGTATGTGGTGATGAAAGGTTCCTGATATACGAGTACATGGAAAATGGGAGCCTTGAGATGTGGCTCAGGAACCGGGCTGATGCCATCGAAACACTTGGATGGCCAGACCGCCTGAAGATATGTATTGGTTCTGCCCGCGGTCTTTCGTTCCTGCATCACGGTTTTGTGCCCCATATCATCCACCGTGACATGAAGTCAAGCAACATTCTATTGGACGAGAACTTTGAGCCAAGGGTCTCTGATTTTGGCCTTGCAAGGATAATCAGTGCATGCGAGACTCATGTCAGCACTGACATTGCTGGTACATTTGGCTACATACCTCCAGAGTATGCCCTGACAATGAAGTCCTCTACAAAAGGCGACGTCTACAGCTTTGGCGTTGTCATGCTTGAGCTGCTCACTGGACGGCCACCTACAGGGCAAGAGGAAGGGGAAGGGGGTGGAAACCTTGTAGGCTGGGTGCGATGGATGATGGCACATGGCAAGGAAGGTGAGCTGTTTGATCCTTGTTTGCCTGTCTCAAGCGTGTGGCGGGTACAGATGGCCCATGTGCTCGCCATTGCCCGAGACTGCACTGTGGACGAGCCATGGAAGAGGCCAACTATGCTGGAGGTGGTGAAGGGCCTCAAGATGGCCGAAACGATAGAATGTGGACCTCTGGTTGTGACAGTCACCAAGGACATGTAA